Within the Sphingobium baderi genome, the region TATTATCCGGAACTCAACCCACTCCTGCCGCTCGATTATTATGATCGGATGAGCGGCACCCCGGCTGCCAAGTCGATCCCGGTTCGGGTCGTCGCGGTCTAGCTGATCCACCGCACTGGCGGCCGCCGGACTCATCCGGCGGCCTCGCCTTCCGTTACGCGCCGCCGAGTTCCTCTGTTCCGGCGAAGTCCTGTGTGACGCCCATTTTTTTGGTGAGATCGGCCATGTCGAGATATTCGCGCCATTTGAGGATGCGCCCGTCACCGTCCAGCTCATAGACCGCGACCATTTGATGCGGGCAGAATTTGCCCATGATGTAGGCGGTGTCCGAGCGTTCCTGCATGACCATGGTGTCGCTGGAGAGGATATTCACCTCGTTGCACTTGTTATGGGTGGCGATCACGCTTTGATGCTCGATTTCCTTTCGGAGAGCCTCCTTGCCTTTGATGACCGGGCCGCCGGGCACCCAGAGCTGCCATTCGGCATCGTCCGCCATCATGGAGAGGATTTTCTCGACATCCGGCTTGGTTTCAGCCGTGCCATCGCCCCAGGCAGCGTGGAATTCGCGGATATAGTTTTCCTGTTTCAGGCCCATCGTCATTCTCCTCCTAAAAGCTGCCGGTTTCAGCACTTGTGCGTATCTTGCGGGTCACGCCGTTGAACAGAGCCGCCCGGCTCTCGCTCTCGCCCCATGAATTGACGATGCGGCATCGGCTTCGCTCATGATCGCAACCTTGTTCAGCGAGGCCCATGCCATCTCCCATGATCCGCCGTCTTTTTGATATTCGCGCGTTCAGCTTAATCCGGCGCATCGGGCGCCCCACCTATCTTTCGGCGGTTCATCGGATGCCGGTCGATGGCCAGAACAGGATCAAGACATTGCCGGGCTGATGATTGCAGGGCGGAGAAATTTGCATCCTTTGCTGGAGTTCTGCTCCCGGCACGCATGGATGATCCTCGCTCGACCGTCCGTTCCCACGGCCCGTCCGCGCCGGAGATGAGCAACCTGACCCATGGTAGGTGGTTCGGAAATCAGCCCGCTTAAACCGGTGCCCCGGAGATAAAGCCGGGCCGATGGGCGCGACGATGGGGGAGGGGCATGTCCAGAACCGAACCGAGTGGATATACTTCGCCCTGCTGTCGAGGTGCTGCGCGCCGTCGAAGGGATCATAGCGACGCGTCCGCCAATGGTGGATGTTGCAAGTGACCGCTGGTGGCACGGCGGCGGCTTCGCGGTGGGCGAGCATCGGAATAAGCCGGATTCATGCGCTGTTGCTGGCCATATTCGGGTTGGCGCTCGCCGGGCCAGCGACAGCCCTGGCGCGAGTGGGCGGATCGCCCTGGTATATGCTGGCGGCGCTCGTGTCGCTCGTCACTGCCGTGCTGGTGTGGCGGCGTAGCGGCCGCGCGCCTGTCGTCTATGGTATCTTTCTGCTGGCGACCTTGATCTGGTCAGTTTGGGAAGTGGGGTTCGAGCCCTGGGCGCTGTTGCCGCGTCTGGGCATGCCGATCATCCTCGGCCTGCCGTTTCTCGCAGGGGTCTGGCCACGCGGCCGCCGGGGCGCCGTTCTCGCCGGGGTCGGAGTTTTGCTGCTGGGCGTCGTCTGGGTTGAGGCGAGCGCGTGGCGCGCAGAGCCAAGCGTTCCGGACGGGATGGGAGCCAGTGCCGCGGTCTCCGGCGACTGGCGGCATTATGGTAACGACGCTGGCGGCACCCGCTTTTCACCGCTGGGGCAAATCGGCCCCATGAATGTCGCCGCGCTGGAGCCGGCATGGACGTTTCGTTTCGGTCCTTCGGCAGTGGCGGCGCCCGTCACGCTGGAAACCACGCCGCTTGCGGTGGCGGGGCGATTGTTCCTGTGCACCGGCGACAATGACGTGATCGCGCTCGACGGTGACAGTGGCCGTCAATTGTGGCGCTTTCGCGCGCACGCCGATGGCCGGGGTGTGCCGATCGCATCCTGCCGCGGCGTCGCCTACCATCGCCAGCCAAATGTCGCAGGTCCATGCGCCGAGCGGATATTGACCGCGACGATGGATGCCCGATTGATCGCATTGGATGCCAGCAATGGCCGGCCTTGCGCCGGGTTCGGTATCGACGGTGCGGTCGACCTCCGCGCCGGGCTGGGCAGGGTCGACAAGGGCTATTATTTCGTCACCTCCCCGCCGCAGATCATCGGCAATCGCGCGGTCGTGGGCGGATGGGTGGTCGACGGCCAATATGTGGGTGAACCGTCGGGCGTGGTCCGTGCCTTCGATGTGCATTCCGGCGCTCTTGCCTGGGCCTTCGATGCAGGACGCCCGGACCGCCGCGGTCCGCCTCAACCCGGAGAGCAATATACGCCGGGGACGCCCAATAGCTGGGCACCGATGAGCGTCGACGAGGGCCTGGGCATGGTCTACGTACCGACCGGCAATGCGACGCCCGATTATTATGGCGCCAGCCGGCGACCGTTCGACGATCGTTTTTCGAGCGCGGTGGTGGCGCTGGATGCCGCGACCGGAACCGTGCGCTGGGTATTCCAGACGGTGCATCACGATCTATGGGATTATGACGTCGCCAGCCAGCCCACGCTGACGGACATCAATGGCGTGCCCGCCCTGATCCAGCCGACCAAGCGCGGCGAGATTTTCGTGCTCGATCGACGCACGGGACGACCGATCGCCCCGGTGGAGGAGCGCGCGGTTCCCCGGAGCACCGTGCCCGGTGAGCGGGCAGCGCCCACGCAGCCCTTTTCCAGCGGAATGCCGAGCTTTGCCGGAGAGACGCTGACCGAGGCGGACATGTGGGGCCTGACGCCGATTGACCAGGCGCTGTGCCGCGCCGCTTTCCGCCGCGCCCGATATGACGGGCCATTGACGCCACCGGGACTGGACCGGCCGAGCCTGATCTATCCAGGCTATGGCGGCGGCATCAATTGGGGCGGGGTTTCGATAGACGTCGCGCGCGGGATCATGATCGTGAACAGCAACCGCGTCGGCAATCTGGTGCAACTGATCACGCGGGATGCCGCCCGGCGGCGCGGGATTGTCCCGCTTTCGGTGAACAGTCATGGCGGCGCGGCGGGGGCGGTCGCGCAGGAAGGGCTCCCCTATGCAGCGGATCTGAAACCCCTGATCTCACCGATCGGCGTACCGTGCCAGAAGCCGCCCTGGGGGATGATCGCGGCAGTCGACCTGCAATCCCGACGGCTGCTCTGGAGCCGCCCGCTCGGCACCGGGCGGGACAGCGGTCCCTTCGGGATGGGATCGCAACTGCCGTTCACGATGGGGGTTCCCAATACCGGCGGATCGATCGCCACCGCATCGGGACTGACTTTTATCGGCGCGACGCACGATCGATATCTTCGCGCCATCGAGACGCGAACCGGGTGCGAACTGTGGCGTGGGCGGCTGCCCGCTGGGGGACAGGCGACGCCGATGATGTTTCGCTCGCCGCGCACCGGGCGGGAGTTCGTGGTCATCGCCGCGGGTGGCCATCCCGGACTGGGCACGAAAGGCGGCGACTATGTCATTGCCTATGCCCTTCCTCAGCGCAAATAGCCAGTCTTGAAAAGCTGTCAGTCCCGGACGACCAGCACCGTTTTGCCGCGCGCATGACCACTTCCGAGCGCAGCCAGCGCATCGCCGAATTGTTCGAGCGGATAGATCGCCGTCACCACCGGCCGGATGGTTCCCTCAGCGACCACCTTCGCCATGTCCGGCCACGCGCCGGCACTGTCCGGGCCGCTCGCGACACGGCAGGCGATATCCTTGGCAGCCCAGCGTTCCGCAAAACCGGCAGAGGGTAAGCCGCGGAGCGCGACATAGCGGCCGCCGGAACGCACCTTTTCACAGAGAGTATCCGCGTTGCTGCCGTCCGCGCTATCCAGAACGCCATCGATCTGGCCAAGATCGTCCAGCCAGTCGGACGCCGCATAGTCTCGCGGTTCAGCGCCGAGCTGACGGACGAGATCGAGATTGCCCGCCGATGCCGTTCCGATCACCCGCGCTCCGCGCCATCGCGCGAGTTGTACCGCGACGCTGCCGATGCCGCCCGCTGCTCCGTTGATAAGGATCGTCTGCCCAGGTTGAACATCGAGGCCACGTGCCGTCGAGAACAGTCCGTCCCACGCCGCCATCAGCACATTGGGGAGAGATGCGGCCTCGATGTGTGATAGCTTCTCCGGTTTCCTGGCGGCACGGTCGCAAGGGATCGTCACATAATCCGCGAATGTCCCTTCCGCGTCTGCCGCCGCCTGCCCAAAAACGGCGTCCCCTGTCCGGAACCCTGCGACTTCCTTGCCGACCGCTTCGACGACTCCTGAAAAATCACGGCCCAGAACCGCGGGAAGAGTGAAGGAGACGAAGGCATTGACATATCCTTCGACCGCGTAGCGATCGAAGGGATTGACGCCGGCGGCGTGCACGCGGACGAGCAGCGCTCCCGGATCGACCGGAGGGGTTGGGATATGGTCGATCCGGACTCCGGTCAAACCGCTATAATCATGAAAGCGCACTGCACGCATCACCGCTTTCCTTTTT harbors:
- a CDS encoding limonene-1,2-epoxide hydrolase family protein; the protein is MTMGLKQENYIREFHAAWGDGTAETKPDVEKILSMMADDAEWQLWVPGGPVIKGKEALRKEIEHQSVIATHNKCNEVNILSSDTMVMQERSDTAYIMGKFCPHQMVAVYELDGDGRILKWREYLDMADLTKKMGVTQDFAGTEELGGA
- a CDS encoding membrane-bound PQQ-dependent dehydrogenase, glucose/quinate/shikimate family, which encodes MTAGGTAAASRWASIGISRIHALLLAIFGLALAGPATALARVGGSPWYMLAALVSLVTAVLVWRRSGRAPVVYGIFLLATLIWSVWEVGFEPWALLPRLGMPIILGLPFLAGVWPRGRRGAVLAGVGVLLLGVVWVEASAWRAEPSVPDGMGASAAVSGDWRHYGNDAGGTRFSPLGQIGPMNVAALEPAWTFRFGPSAVAAPVTLETTPLAVAGRLFLCTGDNDVIALDGDSGRQLWRFRAHADGRGVPIASCRGVAYHRQPNVAGPCAERILTATMDARLIALDASNGRPCAGFGIDGAVDLRAGLGRVDKGYYFVTSPPQIIGNRAVVGGWVVDGQYVGEPSGVVRAFDVHSGALAWAFDAGRPDRRGPPQPGEQYTPGTPNSWAPMSVDEGLGMVYVPTGNATPDYYGASRRPFDDRFSSAVVALDAATGTVRWVFQTVHHDLWDYDVASQPTLTDINGVPALIQPTKRGEIFVLDRRTGRPIAPVEERAVPRSTVPGERAAPTQPFSSGMPSFAGETLTEADMWGLTPIDQALCRAAFRRARYDGPLTPPGLDRPSLIYPGYGGGINWGGVSIDVARGIMIVNSNRVGNLVQLITRDAARRRGIVPLSVNSHGGAAGAVAQEGLPYAADLKPLISPIGVPCQKPPWGMIAAVDLQSRRLLWSRPLGTGRDSGPFGMGSQLPFTMGVPNTGGSIATASGLTFIGATHDRYLRAIETRTGCELWRGRLPAGGQATPMMFRSPRTGREFVVIAAGGHPGLGTKGGDYVIAYALPQRK
- a CDS encoding NADP-dependent oxidoreductase encodes the protein MRAVRFHDYSGLTGVRIDHIPTPPVDPGALLVRVHAAGVNPFDRYAVEGYVNAFVSFTLPAVLGRDFSGVVEAVGKEVAGFRTGDAVFGQAAADAEGTFADYVTIPCDRAARKPEKLSHIEAASLPNVLMAAWDGLFSTARGLDVQPGQTILINGAAGGIGSVAVQLARWRGARVIGTASAGNLDLVRQLGAEPRDYAASDWLDDLGQIDGVLDSADGSNADTLCEKVRSGGRYVALRGLPSAGFAERWAAKDIACRVASGPDSAGAWPDMAKVVAEGTIRPVVTAIYPLEQFGDALAALGSGHARGKTVLVVRD